From the genome of Anopheles funestus chromosome 2RL, idAnoFuneDA-416_04, whole genome shotgun sequence:
ataccgaccgagttatagccaaaacttggtgcaaaaatgaggaaaattttacattttctcaaacagggtaaggaacttggttcctcgaataacttctggcacagacatctgagggcatggccgtccaagaagaaaatgtagccattaatgccatctatcgaccacaggttaaagattggcgatccgttggataccgaccgagttataggcaaaacttggtgcaaaaatgagccttaataaatttttattattttgagttttttgattttttgattatttttcactctttttttatttaaagcattacttgagtgaaaagaaatacattgcaaccgattggcattaaaataaatcaatttaatttttttgcaaaatttctcaaaaaaacgtaaggggtaagccttatgaaattttcgagttgaaattttttttaaatttttttccgatttttcattcgagttttactttaaagcattatttgagtgaaaagaaacttattgcaacaaattcgcattttaatatatcacatttaaaaattttgctgaattgcaaaaaaatgaggaaaattttacattttctcaaacagggtaaggaccttggttcctcgaataacttctggcacggatatctaagggcatggccgtctaagaagaaaatgtagccatcaatgccatctatcgaccacaggttaaagattggcgatccgttggataccgagcgagttataggcaaaacttggtgcaaaaatgaggaaaattttacgttttctcaaacagggtaaggaacttggttcctcgaataacttctggcacggatatctaagggcatggccgtccaagaagaaaatgtagccattggtgccatctatcgaccacaggttaaagattggcgatccgttggataccgaccgagttataggcaaaacttggtgcaaaaatgagccttagtaaatttttttttttttattttttgattatttttcaccctttttttatttaaagcattacttgagtgaaaagaaacacattgcaaccgattgacattaaaataaatcaatttaattttttttgcaaaatttctcaaaaaaaacgtaaagggtaagccttatgaaattttcgagttgaaaattttttttaaatttttttccgattttttatactttttttaatttaatgcattatttgagtgaaaagaaacttattgcaacaaattcgcattataatatatcacatttaaaatttttgctgaattgcagaaaaatgaggaaaattttacattttctcaaacagggtaaggaacttggttcctcgaataacttctggcacagacatctaagggcatggccgtccaagaagaaaatgtagccatcaatgccatctatcgaccacaggttaaagattggcgatccgttggataccgatcgagtaataggcaaaacttggtgcaaaaatgaggaaaattttacattttctcaaacagggtaaggaacttgcttcctcgaataacttctggtacggatatctaagggcatggccgtccaagaagaaaatgtagccatcaatgccatctatcgaccacaggttaaagattttcgatccgttggataccgaccgagttataggcaaaacttggtgcaaaaatgagccctagtaaattttaagttttttgatttttttgattttttgattatttttctctctttttttatttaaagcattacttgagtgaaaagaaacacattgcaaccgattggcattaaaataaatcaatttaattttttttgcaaaatttctcaaaaaaaacgtaaggggtaagccttatgaaattttcgagtggaaaattttttttaaatttttttccgattttttattctttttctaatttaaagcattatttgagtgaaaagaaacttattgcaacaaattcgcattaaaatatatcacatttaaaaattttgctgaattgcagaaaaatgaggaaaattttacattttctcaaacagggtaaggaacttggttcctcgcataacttctggcacggatatctgagggcatggccgtccaagaagaaaatgtagctattggtgccatctatcgaccacaggttaaagattggcgatccgttggatactgaccgagttataggcaaaataaatcaatttaaatttcaattaaaataaatcaatttaaatttttttgcaaaatttctcaaaaaaatggcaaggggtaagccttatgaaattttcgagtggaaattttttttaaatttttttccgattttttattctttttctaatttaaaccattgtttgagtgaaaagaaactttttgcaacacattcgcattgaaaaatatcaaatttataaattttgcaaaatttctcaaaaaaaacgtaaggggtaagccttatgaaattttcaggttgaaaatgttttaaaaaaatttttattttttttgtaatttaaagcattatttgagtgaaaagaaacttattgcaacaaattcgcatcaaaattcATCAATTTATGATCATCAATCAATCAGTCAATCAATCGTAAAttgccttaggagattggcaaatttatagaatatttttttgggaaatgtttaGTGACATTTGTAGAATTTTGTCGCAGACAATGATCACTTTTTCCGttcaaaacaacaagagagcatccatgcAAAGAGGTAACACTAACAGCCGTTTGCCTGATCAGTGCTTCCTTCATAAGGTGGTCTCTTTTACGCATGTTATCATTGATAGCAGATCCTTGTCTATTGATCGAATGGATTGAAAGAGATAAATATTCTAGATGATAGTAATGAGTGTTACCTCTTtcgtggatgctctcttggtgttgaaaaatCGAATTCGGCTGATGTTAGTGCAACAACGGTAACGTTAACGTTCTTTTTAAAATCTCGAGCGAATAGAAACATTTGTAAGGCTCTGTGAAAAACAATACTTTTGTGATGCTTCGCGTGGAAAGCTGCTGTCATTTGGAGTTGTAATTGAAAttagataaacaaaacaaacgctacAAGCGGTATTGCGGCGTtcgcaaagcaacaaaacgaaataaaattgtcctcCAAGTAATTCATATCTGTGTGCGCAATAGTTACACATAAAATTACAGTAATTGTGCCTTATTACGCACCATTTTCAGCAAACCAATCGAACATGGAATATCTTACCGGCCTGtcgcaaaaggaaaatgttcgcGCCGCCTGTAAAAAGTGTGGTTTCCCGGGACATCTAACGTATCAGTGCCGGAACTATCTGACGGTATGAACATACCATCACCACGTTTCCGATACCTATTCTAATGATATCATACCCTGCTGCCAGGTTGATCCACAAAGCCATGCAGTTGTGCCAAGCCAGCAGCGTCCGGGTAGTGAATCGCCGGAACAAAACTATCTCACGCCACTGCAGGAACTCAGAAAgcaggaagaggaagaggaaaaacgAAAGGCCGAAAAGGCGGAACGGAAGGAACGTGCACGAAGGGCTAAGGAGGCACgcaaggagaaaaagaaacgcaaacaCCGCAAACGTTCACGATCGCGGTCCAGCTCGAACAGTTCCGATGCAAGCGATACGGACAATACTGACAGTAGCAGTAGTGATGGCAAACTTAAAAAACGTTGCAAAAATCGGTACAAGAAAAAGCTAacgaaaaaacgcaaaaagtccaaaaagggaaagcacAGCCACAAGCGAAGAGGTCACGATAGCAGCTCGGATAGTTAGAAATCCTTTGGCGTAGGTAAGAGAGCAGTAACGTTCGATGAAGATTACATCGAGatgtagcatatctgctaaacatcttatcataatttaaatgttatacaGTATAAAGTTAGAAGGTTCATCGCGTGACAGAATTCAACACATTTCGCCACTCAAAAAAAGCCACTTAACCTAAATCAAAAGGAGGTcagatttaaaaaacacaGTAACCCACATTATTAAATCGGCAACTGCAAAAAACCGATGACCAACGCATAAACGTAAATTTATACACTTAGGGTTACCAACGAGAATCAATTTCATAGCCACCCGGTAAAGATAGCTTAATAAGCGGTTTTTGcatgaacagcaaaaaacggaACACCGGAACcacaattaataacaaatagcACCATCGTTATTTGTCACCGATTTCGTTATAGCCTGAAGATAAATGTTTGCGACAGAAACCAAAATAATGgctatttattatattaagtTATAACTCAAAATATGAACtacttattaatatttttataacatccatagataaataagcaaactaAAAGCTTGGAAAAGGGATATAAATAAAGCCAGTTTAACCTGACGAAGAGGAGTCCGAGATGAACCGCCAAAGTGCGTGTTAACCGTCAGGTTGGAAATTATAACCAACCAAAACTATATTGTGTTCTTATTTCAAGAGcttcgagagtccccctacccaaggtaaggcctcgatgtcTCCATCAATCCAGTAAGGGAAATCTCTTCCAGATTTCTATGATCGCCTGGACGATCAAGTCCGCCCGAATGAAGAAGCGTGTCGTCCGAACGAAAAGTCGTTGATACCGTGAAATGATTAACCTTGCGCAAATCGATAAATGTAACGCGGGTACGAACGGAAACGCGAAGTAAGCAATTGTACACGCGAGC
Proteins encoded in this window:
- the LOC125760956 gene encoding protein SREK1IP1 — encoded protein: MEYLTGLSQKENVRAACKKCGFPGHLTYQCRNYLTVDPQSHAVVPSQQRPGSESPEQNYLTPLQELRKQEEEEEKRKAEKAERKERARRAKEARKEKKKRKHRKRSRSRSSSNSSDASDTDNTDSSSSDGKLKKRCKNRYKKKLTKKRKKSKKGKHSHKRRGHDSSSDS